Proteins encoded within one genomic window of Paenarthrobacter sp. JL.01a:
- the glnA gene encoding type I glutamate--ammonia ligase yields MDRQQEFVLRTIEERDVRFVRLWFTDVVGSLKSVALAPAEVEGAFEEGLGFDGSAIEGLARVFESDMLAQPDPSTFQILPWRGETEQTSRMFCDILTPDGEPSAADPRNVLKRTLAKAADMGFTCYTHPEIEFYLLKSKDLGPDGAPVPVDEGGYFDHVPGGVAQDFRRTAVTMLESVGISVEFSHHEGGPGQNEIDLRYADALQTADNIMTFRTVIKEVALQQGTYATFMPKPFTDHPGSGMHTHFSLFEGDTNAFFEAGAEFQLSKTARQFIAGILKHAPEFTAVTNQFVNSYKRLWGGGEAPSYLSWGHNNRSALVRVPLYKPGKGQSARIEYRGIDSATNPYLAYAVLLGAGLKGIEEGYELPAAAEDDVWSLTTAERKAMGHAPLPASLHDAIRAMEESELVAEILGEQVFEHFLRNKRAEWQDYRLQVTPYELQRNLGIL; encoded by the coding sequence CGTGCGCTTCGTACGCTTGTGGTTCACCGACGTCGTGGGTTCGCTCAAATCGGTGGCGCTGGCGCCGGCTGAAGTTGAAGGTGCTTTTGAAGAGGGCCTTGGCTTTGACGGCTCAGCCATCGAAGGCCTTGCGCGCGTGTTCGAATCCGACATGCTGGCGCAACCGGATCCCTCCACTTTCCAGATCCTGCCCTGGCGTGGCGAAACCGAACAGACCTCAAGGATGTTCTGTGACATCCTGACGCCCGACGGCGAACCTTCCGCCGCGGACCCCCGCAACGTCCTCAAACGGACCTTGGCCAAAGCTGCGGACATGGGGTTCACCTGTTACACGCACCCCGAGATCGAGTTCTACCTGCTCAAATCCAAGGACCTGGGCCCGGATGGCGCCCCGGTTCCCGTGGATGAGGGCGGCTATTTCGACCACGTCCCCGGTGGCGTTGCCCAGGACTTCCGCCGTACGGCAGTGACCATGCTCGAATCCGTGGGCATCTCCGTTGAGTTCAGCCACCATGAGGGCGGACCGGGCCAGAACGAGATCGACCTGCGCTACGCGGACGCCCTCCAGACGGCGGACAACATCATGACGTTCCGTACCGTCATCAAGGAAGTCGCGCTCCAGCAGGGCACTTACGCCACCTTCATGCCCAAGCCGTTCACGGACCACCCGGGCTCGGGCATGCACACGCACTTTTCGCTGTTCGAAGGCGACACCAACGCGTTCTTCGAAGCAGGCGCTGAATTCCAGCTATCCAAGACTGCCCGCCAGTTCATCGCAGGCATTCTCAAGCATGCTCCCGAGTTCACCGCTGTCACCAACCAATTCGTGAACTCCTACAAGCGGCTCTGGGGCGGCGGCGAGGCGCCGAGCTACCTGAGCTGGGGACACAACAACCGTTCTGCACTGGTACGCGTTCCGCTGTACAAGCCCGGCAAGGGCCAGTCGGCACGCATCGAATACCGCGGTATCGACTCGGCCACCAACCCATACCTCGCATATGCCGTGTTGCTTGGAGCGGGTCTGAAGGGCATCGAAGAAGGCTATGAACTTCCCGCCGCCGCAGAGGACGATGTCTGGTCGCTGACCACCGCTGAGCGCAAAGCGATGGGCCACGCGCCATTGCCAGCCAGCCTGCACGACGCAATCCGTGCCATGGAGGAGTCCGAGCTCGTGGCGGAAATCCTGGGCGAACAGGTCTTTGAGCACTTCCTCCGCAACAAGCGGGCAGAGTGGCAGGACTACAGGCTTCAGGTCACTCCGTATGAGTTGCAGCGCAATCTCGGCATTCTCTAG